agtcttttcttgggaaaggctagagttattggactcgaattaattcttaaaGAATTTCAATATTCAATCAATAATAAGTTtaataactcaagtgtctccaatgactcaaccaaagccaaaaagaaaaaatctaaattatttatatcataaataaaagaaagcaatcataaatctgaaacaCATCAAATTacgtttaaacataaattcaaatctaacatggaaaagttcataaattaaattggaaaaataaataaaagaaacattaaacctggaaattgagaagaagaaatcctaaatcattTAAGAGGaattctaatcctaaaacctgagagagatgagagaacctctctctttaaaaactacatctaaattatgaaaagtgaattatcaaTCACCtccccttcattcctccactttgcaacctttaatctgtattttctggacttgaaactgggccggaaatagcccaTACATCGCTGAGagcgaaatctgccacgctgatttttgtCACTATGACGTGTCCGCATGGAGCACGATTTTGTGTCGCCTAGAAGTACGgccactatagcaaattatatatcaaaatgaagccccggacgttagctttctaacgcaactaaaaccgcatcatttggatctatGTAACttaagttatgaccgtttgagtgcgaagaggtcaggctgacagctttggcaattcctttagtttcttgtattctttccacttttgcatgcttcatttctatcctctgagtcattcctgccctataatctatgaaatcacttaacatacatatgaagacatcgaatggtaataagagagatttAAACATAGTAAAATTTCAAgttcaaagaagcatgttttcaatcatagcacaaaatccgaaaaaaaaaaagtaaaacaagcaaattatatgaataagtgggtaaaaagttgataaaaaccactcaattaaatataaaataaaccataaaatagtagtttattaactttctttttttttctttcttggaaTGACATGACTGGAGTAAAAggaaagaggagaaagaggaaaggatTTGGCTTTCGACGAAAGGTTcaagaaaattaattaagagTAGATAACTGTATGAAGCCTATGAATTTTGGActcatttctttatttttctcatatttataaatttatggaCTTGTAATTCAGCTAGGCTTAATTATTATAGACCACATTATATAAAGTAATTGAgccatgtttttaaaattattttcctgCATACAAACACAACACAATTATATaaaacaattaataattttttaataatatttattcatcattttaattaaatattaatttttcaaattcaacgCAATTTCTCAtatccttttttttattctatcttTAAAGGCTTTTAAACCCACCTTTAATTAACTTTCCTGCTTttgtcttttatttcttttatcgTATTGATCAGGTTCAAACCGTTGTAATTTCATATAAGCACACTGGGTTTAAAATCTGGCAAAGTCAAACCAATTATGGGGCTTAGTTGCTAGTAGGCTGTATTGGTCTATTTATTCTCTGATCAGGATTTAGATGAGGTCTAATCCTAAAACTAAgggttattttttcttttttttttaagatacgTTGTACAAACTCACTCAAAAAAGAGAAAGTCTACTAAtttataatctatttttttgGTATTGTCATCAAGAATACATCACAAATTACAAGTTTTTATCAACCAACATTCATATCTCAAAAGTATAACAACTAAATTACACAATTGTTACAATCACAAAGCATAAAAACACCATTCATAGACTATAAAGATTCGGGGACGGATGCACTCTTCAGACAGTGGGGACAACTCAAGTGCTCCcagtgaaatttgaaaaagtattGAGTAATTTTTAGTgttatatcttatttttctcCACTACCTAATTAATTTTGACCCCACCCTCAAATCCTTAACCCTTTcctttctcctcctttttcaattttcttcccCTGCTCTAGTCTCCGCCCTCCAGAGCTACTGCCGCCAGTGCCACTACTCCACGTCTCCGCCGTTGTCGCTGGCTTACTGCCGCTGATGGTGTTGTGCCACTGCCCCCCGTTCAGCGTTTCTTTCGCATGGCTCCGTGACTGTATATAAATCTCCTTGCATtgccttcttcttctgcatGGCTCAGTTTCTGAATCTGCCTTCTTCTTCTGCGTCACTAGCTGTGTACCTGTGTGGTTCTACCGCTGCTTTCGGTATCTGGTTCCACCTTCTTCTTCAGCATTTTACCGCCTCACTAGTTATCTTATACTCACTTTGGTTCTGCGTTCCTCTTCAGAGACTTCAGTTCTTCTGGTtctgtcttcttcttctgcaatccGTCCCTCGGTCCCTGCTCTTCAGTCTTCAGTCTTTCGCCTTCGTCTTGCAATCTTGCTGCGCTGGACTTGGGCGCCGCACCGCTGATGTATTCTACCTCCTCCCCTCCTAGATTTAGCAGTTCAGCCCAGTGAAGCAATTGAATAAAgcaatactaaaattttaaaatattgaaagTCTACCTTTTTGGACTTTTGTCTCTTGGTACATTCATTTATGATTCATTGAAAGCCTGAAATATTGAATGTTTGAATCACTGATCTGCTTGCTTCATTGCTTATTTGCTTCATTGTTTAATAATtgctttagttagtttgttaatttggttttattattctgattgttaattatttttgtatattgaCTTGTTTTAAATTAGGAATTTAGGATATTATTATTGGTTGTGGtggaaaattaatttgaatgagATATGTTTgtcatttttgtatttataattttatactgaatttttaaatttgtgtaGAATTGTGAATTATTtgtattacttaattaatttagcTTTATAATTTTATGCTATTAGTAatggaaaaatattttaaaagaattttgtcaTTCAAGATTGGAATCTAGAATAATTCATCGACCTTTTCTAATAAAAGGAGGCTTTTAGAATTCGAAATAGAgaatcttatatatattttgcctccaataataaaatttttttggatctGTCACGATAAAGATTCTGTCTCCTCTTCAAGCATCCAATGCCAAAAAAACATCTTACAAGAAAAGCATCTTTCTAATTTAGACGAGGTTGTTACAACACCCTTACTCCTTAGTCGATGTAATGTTTCAGCGTATTGTTGGAGTTGGAAGAAAGGTAACATATATTTCACTAGAGAAGGGGATGCAGAATTGTTTAATGTTGATATGCAAACACATGTTTTGTTATTGTTCCGATTTTCTTGGATGCATTAACTTGCCACTCATGAAATCCTGCCATGTTTCACGAACAATCAGAAATCTTCGAAAAGAAATTAACATTGTGTGTGGGGAATTTATTTGAGGTGGAAACTCACCTGCAGTCGAGTGCAGGTGAAATTGTTTCTGGATCGTTGACACGTATTATTGTATGGTTTAAAAAAAtcgatttattttatataaatagtttatttaaaaaaaaaatcggtttaaataaatcaaataattacttttaaaataatttaaattctttcTGCATGTTATTCCTAAATTCCTAACAGATGAAtttgatatgtttttttttcttcattcatattgaccaatttttctttaaatttatctgaaatttttttatttaatttttgtcaaatatatgtATACAAATTGTTTGAAAAAGTGAAATTTAGTAttctgaaaaagaaacaaaattcacgatttttttttttatagaaatggcataaatgatatcatttgtccttttgtttatattttcttgatgagttttgttttgtttcccataacttacattttcagttgcttttaaattaagctgtaaacagattttaaattaagctgtaaaaatatgttcaattgcaaatttatcattaaattaaattttagattataatttattttcaataaaacaaaagtatctaatcaaaatattaatttggtctccttaaataattgaacataatattattaattttgtctacaacaaaaatttttaataaattttttcaaaataaaattgattcaaaaatagagaaaaaaaaagaacaactaatgaaaatatttattttgacattGCCATCAAGAATAGGATAGTCATagaaaaaattcaaccaaataaaAAGGACCTAACTCATACAATTAAACTACCATCATATCATCACAATAAACTATAACATCACCAACTAAAGAGACATATAACAAATATGAAAGAGATCATTaccataattatatttttgtcttcCATCACATGAAATTGCCATGAATTATCTTGGTATTTATGATCTGAACATCAAAATAGTGTGATGACATAAATATGTacgtatttattaaataattttcatcattcacagaagaatgaataaaaacataaattaagaaatacatttgaaataataaatttgattaagaaatataaataaaaagaacatacCTAATTGAAAGTTTCATATTAATTCTGAAAAAGGGATTGAAAGAGAACGAATTTTACGTGCGAAACgaaaaagaagggaataaaAGTAACTGCTTGGTCTAATTCAaaccatttttttaaatcatataataACACGTGTCAGCCATCTAAAAGCAGCTTCACCTGCATTCGACTGCAGGTGAGTTTCTGCCTAGATAACACCTTAATTCCTACACCCCGCacctaaaataaagaaaagaagatgaaatTGCATCCAATGGATTATGAAACAACTTTATATTGTCTCTTACATTAAtactttatttgattttctaagcctgataaattaaaatagggtaataaccaacaaaataatttttttaaattttttttatttcattataaaATGCTTATgtgtgattttatattttttttaagaacttATGAATTTACAATAAAATTCTTTGAAAAACCTATCAATCTTATtatgtaaaataaagatattatgTGAATATAAAAGTCAATTACAGAATATATATTAtccaatatgtattttatattttaggataaaatattattttgatttctaatattaaaaattaaattaagattgaacccaaatattaaatatcaaaataatattttatcatatattttaatatttgccGTGCCCACATTTCCAAAACAAACAGAAAAAGTATACTTGTTCAGAGTCAAAATCGGCAAGGCTCCACTTATTGTggcttaaaattatttattattttcttgtattaggatgtttaaaaaatacatttatatAATGCTTTGCATTGTTGgcgtataataataataataacatcaacattttattaattcaaatattaattattttaaaaaattaacgtatttttaattattcatgTACTTATTTAACCATTTTCTATTTTGTAAATATCTCTAACAATAGTTACCCAAAAAATATCTCTAACAATATTTTTGATACTTTAGTTTAATTCAATGCTAGTACGTGGATTAAAAAAGCTAAAAAACTATGAGAAGCTAAGGAAGTTGGATCATTGTGCTTttataattccttttttttcctGAAGATACAAGTAAACTAAGAAGGTTTTCAAGCTTATGAGCATGTGAGCAACGGAAAAGTATTAGTTCATGTTTAAAAAACTTTACTTTAGTTTTTAAAAGCAATTGctgaagtagaaaaataaaatgaactaaATGAATAAAAGACAATATAACACaatgaaatcaaataaaataatataatcttattaattaattcttattttaataagatataacaataaataaatataacaattttGGTTGTTTTAAAAGAATATTCTAAAAGAAATTGAGTTGTCATCTTTCATTATCTTTCAAGAAAAACTTTCGTAATAAGTTGTTGTATTATTATGACATCGCTCTttgtttcattataaatattttttgccaCGTGCATTTAGAGTTACAAATACAAAAACTATATTTTGATATATTCCAACAgtttttgtaaatataataataatttaaatgataattaaattatatagaaATTATTATTAACGCTTATGGTGACAAGAACAAGTTTGGCTCTGGATAGGTGAGTTGAAACCTTAGTCTATGTCCTTATTAAAAAGAAATCTGTTTCATTATCCATAGATTGAAAGGTTCGTGAACAGAAATatagtatataattaaattagataatacaCAAAACCCATTTGCATGTGATGTGTATCTCTTTCTACTTTGACGGCTCAGCCAATTTGATTCATATACGCGTCCTCTCCCACCCAACGCTTTTCACAATATTTCTCTCTATTTATCTTCTCTTCTGATCTTCTCTTCTCTCATTAATAATGGATTCATTCTCAGACCAACGCCGCAAGAGGAACCACCTCTCACCACccttcttcctctctttctcCATACTACTCTCCCTATTCCTCTTCCTTAATCACTTTCACTACTCCTTCCACTCTCCCACCTCACACTCTCTTCTCATATCAACCCCACTCCGACTCCATCGTCGCATCCTCTTCCCTCATCACGTGCTCCTCACGCTCGCCAACCCCCACCACACTCTCCCCCCTCCCACCCAACTCCAGTGCCTCTTCTACACCCCCCTCAACCACCTCCACGTTCAACCGGTCCTCTCCACCGACCGCTTCGACCAGTTTCGTTCCATAGTACGGTGCCCTCTCCCTGCGACCAGCTCAAATTTCTCCGCCGTTTACTTGCGCCGCCGCGGGGACCCTGGTGGCGGAACTCTCGCCGCCCTCGACAACCAAACCGTTCTCAGCTGGAACAACCTGGCCTACGAGGCCGAACTCGACGGCGACACCGCCGTCGTCTTCGTCAAGGGACTCAACCTCCGTCCACACCGAATCTCCGACCCGACCAGGTTCCAGTGCCACTTCGGACTCACCGGTTCCCAAAACGCTGCGTTTTCTATCACAACGAAAGCCGTCACCGTGGCTCAAGAAGTGGTAAGGTGCTCCTTGCCGCACTCCATCAAGAACTACCATGACAAAGCTGAGGAAATAAGTGAAATAACCGTAACGGTTAGTCACGTGACGGGTCACGTGAGACATCCGGTTCGCGAGGTGATGCCATCTGTCGCTAGGGTCGACGGATACACTGCTAGGAATAATGGTGGAGCACGGAAGAATAAGCACGAGTTGTGCGCGTGCACCATGGTGTGGAATCAAGCACGCGCGTTGAGAGAGTGGGTTATGTACCACTCGTGGCTCGGCGTCGAACGGTGGTTCGTGTACGATAACAACAGCGACGCCGACGACGGAATTGACGGCGTCGTTAAGGATCTGGATCCTAAAGGCTACAACGTTAGTAGGGTGACGTGGCCTTGGATTAAGACGCAAGAAGCAGGGTTTTCGCATTGCGCTTTGAAGGCCAAAGAACACTGTAACTGGGTTGCATTCTTCGACGTTGATGAATTCTTCCATTTCCCCAACGAATTGGGGGATAGAAAGAACGCACTGAGATCCGTGGTTTCGAACTTGTCATCTTCGAATTCAGTTGCGGAGATAAGAACAGAGTGTCGTAGTTTCGGCCCTTCTGGCCTAAGGACACACCCTAAACGAGGGGTGAGTTTAGGGTACACATGCAGGGTAAGGAGCAGCGAGAGGCACAAGTCAATAGTGAGACCTGAAATGATTGACGCGAGTTTGTTGAATGTGGTGCATCATTTTGAGCTGAGGGAGGGTTACGGGCACAGGAACATTGGTGAGGGGAGTATGGTGGTGAACCACTATAAGTACCAGGTGTGGGAGAGTTTCAAGGCTAAGTTCCATAGAAGGGCTGCTACGTATGTTGTGGACTGGCATGAGGACCTTTGCAGAGGCTCCAAGGATCGGGTACCGGGTCTTGGAACTCAAGCTGTTGAACCGGCTAACTGGCGTTT
The genomic region above belongs to Arachis duranensis cultivar V14167 chromosome 3, aradu.V14167.gnm2.J7QH, whole genome shotgun sequence and contains:
- the LOC107481270 gene encoding glycosyltransferase family 92 protein RCOM_0530710-like, with protein sequence MDSFSDQRRKRNHLSPPFFLSFSILLSLFLFLNHFHYSFHSPTSHSLLISTPLRLHRRILFPHHVLLTLANPHHTLPPPTQLQCLFYTPLNHLHVQPVLSTDRFDQFRSIVRCPLPATSSNFSAVYLRRRGDPGGGTLAALDNQTVLSWNNLAYEAELDGDTAVVFVKGLNLRPHRISDPTRFQCHFGLTGSQNAAFSITTKAVTVAQEVVRCSLPHSIKNYHDKAEEISEITVTVSHVTGHVRHPVREVMPSVARVDGYTARNNGGARKNKHELCACTMVWNQARALREWVMYHSWLGVERWFVYDNNSDADDGIDGVVKDLDPKGYNVSRVTWPWIKTQEAGFSHCALKAKEHCNWVAFFDVDEFFHFPNELGDRKNALRSVVSNLSSSNSVAEIRTECRSFGPSGLRTHPKRGVSLGYTCRVRSSERHKSIVRPEMIDASLLNVVHHFELREGYGHRNIGEGSMVVNHYKYQVWESFKAKFHRRAATYVVDWHEDLCRGSKDRVPGLGTQAVEPANWRFRFCEVWDTGLRDFLLSNFAHPVTGLMPWETSNERED